Proteins encoded in a region of the Flavobacterium sp. PMTSA4 genome:
- a CDS encoding rhodanese-like domain-containing protein — protein sequence MDLLQNDWVEQLSNDSNAVILDVRTEDEWSEGIIPNALMINIYEGQGFIYKVDELDKNKNYYVYCKAGGRSAQACAIMNQLGFKNTYNLVGGFSQWNGEVTFPEEN from the coding sequence ATGGACTTATTACAAAACGATTGGGTAGAGCAATTATCAAATGATTCTAATGCAGTAATTCTTGATGTTAGAACAGAAGATGAATGGAGTGAAGGAATTATACCAAATGCTTTAATGATTAATATTTATGAAGGACAAGGCTTTATTTATAAAGTAGATGAATTAGATAAAAATAAAAATTACTACGTTTATTGCAAAGCTGGTGGAAGAAGCGCTCAAGCTTGCGCAATTATGAATCAGTTAGGTTTTAAGAATACTTATAATTTGGTTGGAGGATTTTCACAATGGAATGGTGAAGTAACTTTTCCTGAAGAAAACTAA
- a CDS encoding DHA2 family efflux MFS transporter permease subunit encodes MSTAVVQEDLVEYGFRRVIITITAVLCALLEIVDTTIVNVALNNMRGTLGATLTDIAWVITAYAIANVIVIPMTSWLSQQFGRRNYFATSIIIFTVASFMCGQATNIWELVAFRFIQGLGGGALLVTAQTIITESYPVEKRGMAQAIYGMGVIVGPTLGPPLGGYLVDNYSWPYIFYINIPIGIIATFLTLTFVRSPKYGNKLKANQVDWIGIFLLSAFVGSLQYVLEHGQQDDWFNDGTITFLSVVSLLGLFFFIWREMTYEFPIVNLRVLKDGNLRIGTVMCFILGFGLYGSTFIIPLYTQSILGWTATDAGLILVPSSITTAILMPFIGRMIQKGIPQSYMVAIGFFIFFIFSYWMHIEMTPDTGVENFFWPLIMRGVGLGLLFVPITTLALSTLSGKSIGEGAAMTGMMRQLGGSFGIAIITTFIARFNQEHRVNLISHLDPAKTVVQERIAALQRGFMSKGFSYDVALEKAYKVLDFGVTKQSTVLSYMDVFLYLGVLFLLCIPITLLIKRSKNKVSMSDAMH; translated from the coding sequence ATGTCAACAGCAGTTGTTCAAGAAGATTTAGTTGAATATGGTTTTCGCAGAGTAATCATTACCATTACAGCAGTGCTTTGTGCCTTGCTCGAAATTGTTGACACCACTATTGTTAACGTGGCGCTAAACAATATGCGTGGTACTTTGGGCGCTACTTTAACCGATATTGCTTGGGTAATTACCGCTTATGCCATTGCCAATGTAATTGTGATACCTATGACAAGTTGGTTGTCACAACAATTTGGAAGAAGAAACTATTTTGCTACTTCAATTATCATTTTTACAGTTGCTTCGTTCATGTGTGGACAGGCAACCAACATTTGGGAATTAGTAGCTTTCCGTTTTATTCAAGGTCTTGGTGGTGGTGCACTTTTAGTAACTGCACAAACCATTATAACCGAAAGTTATCCTGTTGAAAAACGTGGAATGGCACAAGCTATCTACGGAATGGGTGTAATTGTTGGTCCTACTCTTGGTCCGCCGTTAGGTGGTTATTTGGTTGATAATTATTCTTGGCCTTATATTTTCTATATCAATATCCCAATTGGAATTATTGCTACGTTCCTGACATTAACTTTTGTTAGAAGTCCAAAATACGGTAACAAATTAAAAGCCAATCAAGTGGATTGGATTGGTATCTTTTTACTCTCTGCTTTTGTAGGTTCGTTACAATACGTTTTAGAACACGGACAACAAGATGATTGGTTTAACGATGGAACCATTACGTTCTTATCGGTGGTTAGTTTATTAGGTTTATTTTTCTTCATTTGGCGTGAAATGACTTATGAGTTTCCAATTGTGAATTTAAGAGTGTTAAAAGACGGAAATCTTAGAATAGGAACTGTTATGTGTTTCATTTTAGGTTTTGGATTGTATGGTTCAACTTTTATTATTCCGCTTTATACGCAATCTATATTGGGTTGGACTGCAACTGATGCTGGATTAATATTAGTTCCAAGTTCAATAACCACTGCCATATTGATGCCTTTTATTGGGCGAATGATACAAAAAGGAATACCTCAATCGTATATGGTTGCCATTGGGTTCTTTATTTTCTTTATTTTTTCTTATTGGATGCATATCGAAATGACACCCGATACTGGTGTAGAAAATTTCTTTTGGCCATTAATCATGCGTGGTGTTGGATTAGGATTGCTATTTGTACCTATTACCACTTTAGCATTATCCACATTATCTGGAAAAAGCATAGGCGAAGGTGCAGCAATGACCGGAATGATGCGTCAGCTTGGTGGTTCTTTTGGAATTGCTATTATTACAACTTTTATCGCACGATTTAACCAAGAACATAGAGTAAACCTCATCAGTCATCTTGATCCTGCAAAAACAGTAGTTCAAGAAAGAATAGCTGCTTTGCAAAGAGGTTTTATGTCAAAAGGTTTCAGTTATGATGTTGCGCTTGAAAAAGCATATAAAGTATTAGATTTTGGCGTGACCAAACAAAGCACAGTACTTTCATATATGGACGTATTTCTTTATTTGGGAGTTTTGTTTCTTCTGTGTATTCCAATAACTTTATTGATTAAAAGGTCGAAAAACAAAGTGAGCATGAGCGATGCCATGCATTAA
- a CDS encoding dihydrofolate reductase family protein: MSKLIMWNVITLDGYFEGNEKWDLSFHEKIWGDELEKLSVEQLHAADCLIFGRVTYEGMAAYWKDGVGEIADLMNSIPKIVFSTTLPSADWQNTTLIQENVAAVIKELKAKSTKDIYVFGSANLSETFVNENLFDEYRIGIAPVILGSGHPLFEQGIVPKNLTLISTQPLATGGVVLTYVSK, encoded by the coding sequence ATGTCAAAATTAATTATGTGGAACGTCATCACGTTAGATGGCTATTTTGAAGGAAATGAAAAATGGGATTTGTCTTTTCATGAGAAAATATGGGGAGACGAACTCGAGAAACTATCAGTTGAGCAATTGCATGCAGCCGATTGTTTGATTTTTGGTAGAGTAACCTATGAAGGTATGGCCGCCTACTGGAAAGATGGTGTTGGCGAAATAGCCGATTTAATGAATTCCATTCCTAAAATTGTTTTTTCAACTACATTACCATCAGCCGATTGGCAAAACACTACACTTATTCAAGAAAATGTAGCTGCGGTTATAAAGGAACTCAAAGCCAAGAGTACTAAAGATATTTATGTTTTCGGTAGCGCAAACCTTTCTGAGACTTTTGTAAACGAAAACCTCTTTGATGAATACCGCATTGGGATTGCTCCTGTAATTTTAGGAAGTGGTCATCCACTTTTTGAACAAGGTATTGTACCAAAAAATTTAACTTTAATTTCTACACAACCACTTGCAACTGGTGGAGTAGTGCTTACTTATGTTTCAAAGTAA
- the yaaA gene encoding peroxide stress protein YaaA, with translation MKIVISPAKSLNFDKELPTTQHTEPAFLKQAATIQKTLKKKKPKQLMALMDISEKLAELNWQRNQEWNVPFTTENARPAVYTFDGDVYVGLDVYSLPLDKLDVLQSKLRILSGLYGLLKPLDLMQAYRLEMGTTLPIGKNKNLYEFWKKTITKTLNEELQKGELFINLASNEYFSAVDTKALKVPVITPEFKDYKDGKLKMISFFAKKARGMMVRYIIDTNAETLEDLKGFNYEGYAFDANLSKGNKLVFTR, from the coding sequence ATGAAAATTGTAATCTCTCCAGCAAAATCGCTGAATTTTGATAAAGAATTACCAACTACTCAACATACAGAACCTGCTTTTTTAAAACAAGCAGCAACCATACAAAAGACCTTAAAAAAGAAAAAGCCAAAACAATTGATGGCTTTAATGGATATTTCAGAAAAATTGGCTGAACTGAATTGGCAACGTAATCAAGAATGGAATGTTCCCTTTACTACTGAAAATGCAAGACCTGCAGTCTATACTTTTGATGGCGATGTTTATGTTGGTCTAGATGTGTATAGTTTACCATTGGATAAGTTAGATGTTTTACAGTCTAAACTAAGAATATTATCAGGATTATATGGTTTGCTGAAACCGCTTGATTTAATGCAGGCTTACCGTTTGGAAATGGGTACAACTTTACCAATCGGTAAAAACAAAAACCTTTATGAGTTTTGGAAAAAAACAATCACCAAAACTTTAAACGAGGAACTTCAAAAAGGTGAATTATTTATCAATTTGGCAAGTAATGAGTACTTCAGTGCGGTAGATACAAAAGCATTAAAAGTGCCAGTAATCACTCCAGAGTTTAAAGACTATAAAGACGGAAAATTGAAAATGATTAGCTTCTTTGCTAAGAAAGCACGTGGAATGATGGTGCGCTACATCATTGATACCAACGCAGAAACGCTAGAAGATTTAAAAGGATTTAATTATGAAGGTTATGCTTTTGATGCTAACCTAAGCAAGGGAAACAAACTAGTTTTTACGAGATAA
- a CDS encoding anthranilate synthase component II — MKKIAVIDNYDSFTYNLVHYLEDLNAVVTVFRNDELELSELESFDKILLSPGPGIPDEAGMLKAIIQKYYSTKSILGICLGQQAIGEVFGGSLINLEKVFHGVATTVNLTVNGEELFTDLPNQFEVGRYHSWVISKDNFPQSLEITSTDFDGEIMSIRHKNFDVKGVQFHPESILTPFGKKILENWINN, encoded by the coding sequence ATGAAAAAGATTGCTGTTATTGACAACTATGATAGTTTTACCTATAATTTGGTTCATTATTTAGAGGATTTGAATGCAGTAGTCACTGTCTTTAGAAATGACGAATTAGAGCTAAGTGAACTAGAATCTTTTGACAAAATACTGCTTTCACCTGGTCCAGGAATTCCTGATGAAGCAGGAATGTTAAAAGCAATTATTCAAAAATATTATTCAACAAAAAGTATTTTAGGGATTTGTTTAGGTCAGCAAGCCATTGGAGAAGTTTTTGGCGGAAGCTTAATCAACCTCGAAAAAGTATTTCACGGTGTTGCAACAACCGTAAATCTAACAGTAAACGGCGAAGAACTTTTTACAGATTTACCCAATCAATTTGAAGTTGGTCGTTATCATTCTTGGGTAATTTCTAAAGACAATTTTCCTCAAAGTTTAGAAATAACCTCAACCGATTTTGATGGTGAAATCATGTCAATCAGACATAAAAATTTTGATGTAAAAGGCGTTCAATTTCATCCCGAAAGTATCTTAACACCATTTGGAAAGAAGATTTTAGAAAATTGGATTAACAATTAA
- a CDS encoding MarR family winged helix-turn-helix transcriptional regulator translates to MKIEEIIKSTVSISDAKKVILNLMYTNTIVGEKFLEILKPFDLSSEQYNVLRILRGQKGNPANMCVIQERMIAKNSNTTRLIDKLLLKNLVTREVCSENRRKIEIQITQKGLDLLTELDPIVIQHEELLASNLTAQELKELNRLLEKYRISKQ, encoded by the coding sequence ATGAAAATAGAAGAAATTATAAAATCTACCGTAAGCATTAGTGATGCGAAGAAAGTGATTTTAAATTTGATGTATACCAATACTATTGTAGGCGAAAAGTTCTTAGAGATTTTAAAACCATTTGATTTATCAAGTGAACAATATAATGTTTTAAGAATTTTAAGAGGTCAAAAAGGAAATCCAGCAAATATGTGTGTCATTCAAGAAAGAATGATTGCAAAAAACAGTAACACTACTCGATTAATAGATAAATTGTTATTAAAAAACTTGGTTACTAGAGAAGTTTGCTCTGAAAACAGAAGAAAAATTGAGATTCAAATTACTCAAAAAGGATTAGACTTATTGACTGAATTAGATCCAATAGTTATACAACATGAAGAATTACTTGCTTCAAATTTGACTGCTCAAGAATTAAAAGAATTAAACAGATTATTAGAAAAATATAGAATTTCAAAACAATAA
- a CDS encoding NAD(P)H-dependent oxidoreductase — MSNFIKNANWRYATKKFDASKKVSNEDLETLKEAIRLSASSYGLQPYKVFIIDNPELRAKLQPAAWNQAQIVDASQVIVFANIVDFGDEQIDNYIKNLTTTRGIELSSVQGYADFMKMKINPLSKEEKNTWTSKQTYLALGNLLNAAAELKIDVTPMEGFEPEKVNEILGLNELGLNTSIIATIGYRHEEDMTQNFAKVRKSNEELFINI, encoded by the coding sequence ATGTCAAACTTTATAAAAAATGCCAATTGGCGTTATGCCACAAAAAAATTTGATGCTTCAAAAAAAGTATCAAATGAAGATTTAGAAACGTTGAAAGAAGCCATCCGATTGAGTGCATCATCTTATGGATTACAACCTTACAAAGTATTTATAATTGATAATCCCGAATTAAGAGCAAAATTACAACCTGCTGCATGGAATCAAGCTCAAATTGTTGATGCTTCACAAGTAATTGTTTTTGCTAACATAGTTGATTTTGGAGATGAACAAATCGATAATTACATTAAAAATTTAACCACTACTCGTGGTATTGAATTATCTTCAGTTCAAGGATATGCTGATTTTATGAAAATGAAAATTAATCCTTTATCAAAAGAAGAGAAAAACACTTGGACATCAAAACAGACCTATTTAGCATTAGGAAACTTATTAAATGCTGCTGCAGAACTTAAAATAGATGTTACACCAATGGAAGGTTTTGAACCTGAAAAAGTAAATGAAATTTTAGGTTTAAACGAACTTGGCCTAAATACTAGCATTATAGCTACAATAGGCTATCGTCATGAAGAAGACATGACCCAAAACTTTGCGAAGGTTCGCAAATCAAATGAAGAATTATTTATTAATATATAA
- a CDS encoding YceI family protein, with amino-acid sequence MKNLKTIALTLVVALGTTIATAQNKKINTDKSIINWVGKKVTGQHSGTISFQSGTLVFEKNALKGGSFTVDMTSINVTDLEAGKGKEKLEGHLKADDFFGTDKFATSTLDFKKIGSKGNGVYTVTADLTIKGITNSVSFDITVKGNTASAKLMVDRTKFDIKYGSGSFFDNLGDKAINDEFELNVNLQF; translated from the coding sequence ATGAAAAATTTAAAAACAATTGCATTAACATTAGTAGTAGCTTTAGGAACAACTATTGCTACAGCTCAGAACAAAAAAATTAACACTGATAAAAGTATCATTAACTGGGTTGGTAAAAAAGTAACTGGCCAACATTCGGGAACTATTTCTTTTCAAAGCGGAACTTTAGTTTTTGAAAAAAATGCTTTAAAAGGTGGAAGTTTTACAGTTGATATGACTTCAATTAATGTAACTGATTTAGAAGCTGGAAAAGGAAAAGAAAAATTAGAAGGACATTTAAAAGCAGATGATTTTTTTGGAACAGATAAATTTGCAACTTCAACTTTAGATTTCAAAAAAATTGGTTCAAAAGGAAATGGAGTTTACACAGTAACTGCTGATTTAACAATCAAAGGAATTACAAATTCTGTATCTTTTGACATTACAGTAAAAGGAAATACTGCTTCAGCTAAGTTAATGGTTGATAGAACTAAATTTGATATCAAATACGGTTCTGGAAGTTTCTTTGATAACTTAGGAGATAAAGCTATTAACGATGAATTTGAATTAAACGTTAATCTACAATTCTAA
- a CDS encoding prolyl oligopeptidase family serine peptidase, whose product MKKYTLLLLTFFGMTQSQAQEDQYLWLEEVDGDKAMEFVNELNQNTFEELSKWKSYKSIYNKSLEIYNSSDKIATPSIRGKYIYNFWKDKDHVRGIWRRCLSSEYKNKNIQWETLIDIDAMAKKDNVKWVFKGAVGLSPEYNRFLIQLSKGGGDAVEVREFDAEKKQFLKDGFYLEESKGSVAYLDENTLIVSVDFGRGTMTTSGYPSQVRLWKRNTPLKEAKLLYEGRNKDVGIGGSILRDNDTKYVYISRATTFFTSTKIIWKDGKTVELDLPVDSQINGILNNQLLVKLKSDWQIFFKTYKSGSLVSLNMTELLNGKKEVSLVLEPDALSSITSVAKTKNKLIINLLTNVTSHLYNCSFNNGVWKREEVKAPELGTIEIETSDENSDEYYFTFENFLTPSTLYVADASRNNVTPIKPLPSFFDASNYEVKQYQAKSKDGTMVPYFMVASKGMKLDGTNPTLIYAYGGFEIAEQPFYAASYGDSWLKEGGVFVLANIRGGGEFGPKWHQDGMKEKRQNVFDDLYAVSEDLIAKKVTTPQHLGVMGGSNGGLLVGVAFTQRPDLYNAVVCEVPLLDMQRYNKLLAGASWMGEYGNPDVPAEWEYIQKYSPYQNVKEGVKYPEVLFITSTRDDRVHPGHARKMAAKMNDMGYKIYYYENIEGGHAGSSTNDQLAKRNAIRFSYLLMKLKS is encoded by the coding sequence ATGAAAAAATACACATTACTACTGTTAACATTTTTTGGAATGACGCAATCACAAGCACAGGAAGACCAATACTTATGGCTCGAAGAAGTTGACGGCGACAAGGCTATGGAATTTGTTAACGAGCTAAACCAAAACACCTTTGAAGAGCTGAGCAAGTGGAAAAGCTATAAATCAATCTACAACAAGTCCTTAGAAATTTATAATTCCTCTGATAAAATTGCCACTCCAAGCATCAGAGGAAAATACATTTACAATTTTTGGAAAGACAAAGACCATGTTCGAGGCATTTGGAGAAGATGCTTATCATCAGAGTATAAAAACAAAAACATACAATGGGAAACCCTCATAGACATTGATGCTATGGCAAAGAAAGACAATGTCAAATGGGTTTTTAAAGGAGCAGTAGGCTTGAGTCCTGAGTACAACCGTTTTTTAATTCAGCTTTCAAAAGGCGGTGGCGATGCCGTTGAGGTTCGTGAGTTTGACGCCGAAAAAAAGCAGTTCCTCAAAGACGGTTTTTACCTCGAAGAGTCTAAAGGTAGCGTAGCTTATCTGGATGAAAATACATTAATCGTTTCTGTAGATTTTGGAAGAGGAACCATGACTACTTCGGGCTATCCAAGCCAAGTAAGACTATGGAAACGCAACACGCCACTAAAAGAGGCAAAATTACTATACGAAGGAAGAAATAAAGATGTAGGTATTGGCGGAAGCATCCTTCGCGATAACGATACAAAATATGTCTATATCAGCAGAGCAACTACTTTTTTCACCAGTACCAAAATAATTTGGAAAGACGGCAAAACAGTTGAGTTAGACCTACCAGTAGACAGTCAGATCAATGGTATTTTAAACAATCAGCTATTAGTAAAATTAAAATCAGACTGGCAAATATTTTTTAAAACCTATAAAAGTGGCTCACTGGTAAGCTTAAACATGACTGAGCTTTTAAATGGAAAAAAAGAAGTTTCCCTGGTGCTTGAACCCGATGCACTTTCAAGTATAACAAGTGTTGCTAAAACCAAGAACAAATTGATAATTAATCTGCTAACCAATGTTACCAGTCATCTTTATAATTGTTCGTTTAATAACGGTGTATGGAAAAGAGAAGAGGTAAAAGCACCTGAATTAGGTACTATAGAAATTGAAACCTCAGACGAGAACTCCGATGAATACTATTTTACTTTCGAGAATTTTTTAACTCCGTCAACTTTATATGTGGCAGATGCAAGTCGCAACAATGTTACACCTATCAAACCATTACCATCCTTTTTTGACGCCAGCAACTACGAAGTAAAACAATACCAAGCAAAATCAAAAGATGGAACCATGGTGCCTTATTTCATGGTTGCTTCAAAAGGAATGAAACTCGATGGCACAAACCCAACACTTATATATGCCTACGGAGGATTTGAAATAGCAGAGCAACCTTTTTATGCTGCTTCTTACGGTGATTCATGGTTAAAAGAAGGTGGTGTTTTTGTCTTGGCTAACATCCGTGGTGGTGGCGAGTTTGGTCCAAAATGGCATCAAGACGGGATGAAAGAAAAAAGACAAAATGTTTTTGATGATTTATATGCCGTATCCGAAGATTTAATTGCAAAAAAAGTAACCACACCACAACATTTAGGCGTTATGGGTGGAAGCAATGGTGGTTTATTAGTTGGAGTGGCATTTACACAACGACCTGATTTGTATAACGCAGTGGTTTGTGAAGTTCCATTGCTCGATATGCAACGCTATAATAAACTGTTGGCAGGTGCAAGCTGGATGGGAGAATACGGAAACCCTGATGTTCCTGCCGAGTGGGAATACATTCAAAAATATTCGCCTTATCAAAATGTGAAAGAAGGAGTAAAGTATCCTGAAGTACTTTTTATAACCTCTACCCGCGATGATAGAGTGCATCCTGGTCATGCCAGAAAAATGGCGGCTAAAATGAACGACATGGGGTATAAAATCTATTATTACGAAAACATAGAAGGAGGACACGCGGGTTCGTCTACTAACGACCAATTGGCCAAAAGAAATGCTATCCGATTTTCGTATTTGTTGATGAAGTTGAAATCGTAA
- a CDS encoding TetR family transcriptional regulator — protein MTDFNEKQIEILQVAEQLFAEKGFDGTSVRDIAKIANINVAMISYYFGSKEKLLEALVLYRISSFKLELENLNQENISPIQKMEKLIEFYIKRINKNKCIYQILHFEISSKKRDIDLATFTKAKNENLRLIENIVKEGQQQGLFQKNINVPLLPTIIMGSYLQFQMNAVYYKELLGLHSEAAFENYVLNDLTLHIQKTIKALLVYEN, from the coding sequence ATGACTGATTTTAACGAGAAACAAATTGAAATACTTCAGGTAGCCGAACAGCTATTTGCAGAGAAAGGATTTGATGGAACATCGGTTAGAGATATTGCCAAAATTGCCAACATAAATGTTGCCATGATATCTTATTATTTTGGCTCAAAAGAAAAGCTTTTAGAAGCTTTGGTTTTATATCGAATTTCATCTTTCAAATTGGAATTAGAAAACCTAAATCAAGAAAACATCTCTCCTATTCAAAAGATGGAAAAACTAATTGAGTTTTACATCAAACGAATCAATAAGAATAAATGCATTTATCAAATTTTGCATTTTGAAATTTCTTCTAAAAAAAGAGATATTGATTTGGCTACATTCACAAAAGCAAAAAACGAAAATTTAAGACTGATTGAAAATATTGTAAAAGAAGGTCAACAACAAGGACTTTTTCAGAAAAACATTAATGTTCCATTACTTCCAACAATTATCATGGGAAGTTATCTTCAATTTCAAATGAATGCTGTTTACTACAAAGAATTGCTTGGCTTACATAGTGAAGCAGCTTTTGAAAACTATGTTTTAAACGATTTAACTCTTCACATACAAAAAACAATTAAAGCACTTTTAGTTTATGAAAATTAA
- a CDS encoding HlyD family secretion protein: METKKTNTKFKLIFIVILALGLTYGGYKFFHSLSHETTDDAQVAKKMNPIIPRVSGYITKVYVKDNQLVKQGDTLFVIDNSDYVVKVEEAKAAVAIAESNLEVAKADIGTSQAGISVSDANIQSANGSIETAKIRLRRATNDFERYSNLYKNHSITKQQYEQAEAAKQEAESQLQIIQNQQKASSYQKTVASARNNVSSKQVDVASANVQKAKAMLEAANLNLGYTVVTASIDGQVSTIDIQPGQLVQAGQSLFYIINNQETWVVANFKETQLDKMHIGQKVNLVIDAFPDIKFEGELTSFSPATGSKFSLLPPDNASGNFVKTVQRLPVRINFTSNNDKEKLQLLRSGMNAEVDVILK, from the coding sequence ATGGAAACTAAAAAAACAAATACAAAATTTAAATTAATCTTTATAGTAATTCTTGCACTAGGGTTAACCTATGGTGGTTACAAATTTTTTCATTCGTTATCACATGAAACTACAGATGATGCACAGGTTGCTAAAAAAATGAATCCAATTATTCCAAGAGTTTCAGGGTATATTACTAAGGTTTATGTAAAAGACAACCAACTTGTAAAACAAGGCGATACTCTTTTTGTTATCGACAACAGCGATTATGTAGTTAAAGTTGAAGAAGCCAAAGCTGCAGTTGCTATTGCAGAAAGCAATTTGGAAGTTGCTAAAGCTGATATTGGAACATCGCAAGCGGGAATTTCTGTTTCTGATGCAAATATTCAATCGGCAAATGGTTCAATTGAAACCGCTAAAATAAGACTTCGCAGAGCAACTAATGATTTTGAACGTTACAGCAATTTGTATAAAAATCATTCGATTACAAAACAACAATATGAACAAGCTGAAGCTGCAAAACAAGAAGCAGAAAGCCAATTACAAATTATACAAAATCAACAAAAAGCTTCATCTTATCAAAAAACTGTTGCTTCTGCCCGAAACAATGTAAGCTCAAAACAAGTTGATGTAGCCTCAGCAAATGTTCAAAAAGCTAAAGCTATGCTTGAAGCAGCTAACCTGAACTTAGGCTACACTGTTGTTACTGCAAGTATAGATGGACAAGTATCAACTATTGACATTCAACCAGGACAATTGGTTCAAGCTGGACAATCGTTGTTTTACATCATCAACAATCAGGAAACATGGGTTGTTGCAAACTTTAAAGAAACTCAATTGGACAAAATGCACATAGGACAAAAAGTAAATTTAGTTATTGATGCTTTTCCTGATATTAAATTTGAAGGCGAATTGACTTCTTTTTCTCCAGCAACAGGTTCAAAATTTTCGCTTTTACCACCAGATAATGCCAGTGGTAACTTTGTAAAAACTGTTCAAAGGCTTCCTGTTCGAATTAATTTTACGAGTAATAATGATAAAGAAAAATTGCAATTGCTACGTTCAGGGATGAATGCTGAAGTTGATGTAATTTTAAAATAA
- a CDS encoding TolC family protein gives MKINKIAFLIFFLMVFVNNQAQEKKLLTLKDAIQIAVTNSDAATLAKTKVETSELELENVKNNRYPSLKASGQYMRLSNANVDSNLSSNQNSSSEPSKPLKVDQLLLGQVNASLPIFSGFKLKNSIKTSESLYQSEKFTEKHSKEQIGLDVVELFSSLYKTQQMTLIIEENLKTAIQRVKDFTAMEENGLIARNDLLKAQLQQSNIELALENSKKNTAIANHKLVTLLKLPESTQVEIDIEAIKKELTENQKEFSGERNDLKALELKKSASESAVKVAKGNYYPSLALSAGYIALDLNNVITVTNAMNFGIGLSYDLSSIFKNGKEVKLAQSKAKETEIAINLLQNQINEEVFQANENYKLSLKQSFVYEKAVVQATENYRIVKDKYDNSLSDTNDLLEADFEALQAKINQALSKADVAQKYYELQFANGTLSSSLNIN, from the coding sequence ATGAAAATTAATAAAATAGCTTTCCTGATTTTCTTTCTGATGGTTTTTGTTAACAATCAAGCGCAGGAAAAGAAACTACTAACCTTAAAAGATGCTATCCAAATTGCCGTAACCAATAGTGATGCTGCAACTTTAGCTAAAACCAAAGTAGAAACTTCAGAATTGGAATTAGAAAACGTTAAAAACAACCGTTATCCAAGTTTGAAAGCTTCTGGTCAATACATGCGATTATCAAATGCAAATGTTGATTCAAACTTGAGCTCTAATCAAAATTCATCTTCTGAACCGAGCAAGCCTTTAAAAGTTGACCAACTTTTGTTAGGACAAGTAAATGCATCGTTACCTATTTTTAGCGGTTTTAAACTTAAGAATAGTATCAAAACATCTGAAAGCCTATATCAATCTGAAAAGTTCACAGAAAAGCACTCTAAAGAGCAAATTGGACTAGATGTAGTTGAATTGTTTTCTTCGCTTTACAAAACACAACAAATGACACTTATCATTGAAGAGAATTTAAAAACTGCCATTCAACGTGTCAAAGATTTTACTGCAATGGAAGAAAATGGTTTGATTGCTCGAAACGATTTATTGAAAGCTCAATTACAACAATCCAACATTGAGTTAGCACTTGAAAACTCAAAGAAAAATACAGCAATTGCAAACCACAAGTTGGTTACACTTTTAAAACTACCTGAGTCAACACAGGTTGAAATTGACATTGAAGCAATCAAAAAAGAATTGACCGAAAATCAAAAAGAATTCTCAGGTGAACGCAACGATTTAAAAGCTTTGGAATTAAAAAAATCGGCTTCAGAAAGTGCTGTAAAAGTTGCTAAAGGAAACTATTATCCATCGTTAGCATTATCTGCCGGATATATTGCTTTGGATTTGAATAATGTTATAACCGTTACTAATGCTATGAATTTTGGAATTGGTCTTTCTTATGACCTTTCATCAATATTTAAAAATGGAAAAGAGGTAAAACTAGCTCAAAGCAAAGCTAAAGAAACTGAAATCGCTATCAATTTACTTCAAAATCAAATTAATGAAGAAGTATTTCAAGCCAATGAAAATTATAAACTTTCTTTGAAACAAAGCTTTGTTTATGAAAAAGCAGTTGTTCAAGCAACCGAAAACTATAGAATTGTAAAAGACAAGTACGACAATAGTCTATCGGATACTAACGATTTACTGGAAGCTGATTTTGAAGCGCTACAAGCCAAAATAAATCAAGCCCTTTCAAAAGCAGACGTTGCCCAAAAATATTACGAGCTTCAATTTGCAAACGGAACATTATCATCATCATTAAACATCAACTAA